From Manihot esculenta cultivar AM560-2 chromosome 18, M.esculenta_v8, whole genome shotgun sequence:
aaacagtttaataaacatatgatcaAATGagtgcgtcacaacacaaacaattcacattaagatggatttgtcaccagtaaccctctacaaattccaatagtgcccggccctcgacgagtgctcctcaggactttctcttaaacatatcataacatgtccataatgctaggggcgtagaatggacaaccgtgatctttcccttacatagtgccaggggcgtagaatgggcaatcATGGACtttccatatccgtcataacatatcatacttaagggctaatgggtcatccaacatccattcaCATCAACAAAAAGTTATGCAATgtgtcatattcgtgatttctaatgcaaacaacctaatacatatacatggcatttatgatgcatgagcatgcttaaaaagtttaacttttttaaaataataggtcagttcagttctactcacctctggttgacgctcgcctaaaactgatgcagttatctcactgcaggcctctacggtcttccAGGTCCGattctacacagatggactcaaatgagggatcaaatAAAACctttacaagactctaaacaactccccaagaacccctaaaacataccaaaacatgcatataaagcaagcaggggaaggctgggcatgggactttcggcagcagattcggcggccgaaggtccctcacaaaTCCGAAAGCCAGCAACTTTtgagggcaggttcggctgcctaaaGGCTGCCTCTACCTACAGGTTTGGCCcctcacagatccaaaagtcagcaactttcgagggcaggttcggctgccgaacctgagttctccagtTTAGGCataacccgattctgccctagaCACACAGCCACCAAAAGCTTCGTTTCCCACCCACACAGCTAAAAGAAAACAACCATACATACTCAACACGCATAAGGGGCATCTAAGACTTGTCTAATCCCCATCATACAACACAAGATGAAACATTcatcatcaatcctaacctaAACCCTAAAACTTCAGATTTAACAATTTGCATGCATCAATAACCCTTAAACCCCTTTAAAACTTGCTGAAAACTTCTAGAAAACAGAAGAAAGGCAAAGATTCAAACTTACCTATTGGAGACACAAAGGTGATAGcaacccaacttggagatgagggaaATCGATCTCCCGAGATCCCCAAAGTTCAAAACTTTAGATTCaaactcaaaacttcaaaaacaaaggAAAATTCATGAATTCTCCAAGAGATTTAAAGGAATTTCAGCAAAAATATTAAAGGAAGGGTATggactcacctatgcccgaaaatgagagagatCTCTCATTTTCGAGCTaaaggcctcttatagatggctagaggaaccaccttcggcggccgaactttaaggtttgacggccaaacctggagatttttttaaaactcttttctttcttttaacacaaaaccaaaaattattttatgaaaactttattttacccttttagagagaTTTCAACTTCGAGATTTCAGTTTCCAACTGAGGTTCCGTcgaaatattgaaattttaacgCTGAAatttagccgagtattacaatatatgttatttaatgtaataaattattttgaatatttgtttgaaattaatacttttaatttaaatttaaatggttttattcaacaaaatataattaataaaaaaataaagtagaaTGATTTTATAAAAGTGGAAAAAGGATGGAATAATGaaatttctaataataaatgtagttaaatttaataattgtaaatagatatttaatttaattaacgaaaatattttctatttgaatataaagtttattttataaaaaatataattttaattaattaaatatataattttattattaaaaagaattCTTCATAATCAAAGCtctaaatatatatttctttataAGTAacgttttttcttttaaaattaaaaaatatatttttttattaattatcttaccatataaaattaaaaatattaaaaatattattaatagagCTATATACAATTAACAATTTTTGATATTATGATTGATGATATTTATTAATAAGTGTTATTAGTAACCAGGTAagtatttaatagtttaaatacttatttatatattattaattttaataaaaatacaagtttttataaatattttaattttaaattaaaaattaaatcattataaaaatataaataatttgataatataaaattattaggtAATATGTTGttttaattatcaattattatatttgaatattaaagtaaaaaattaatattattatagataaatatttaaatttttattatacacattaataaataaaaatatacaaattaagataatattattgaaataaatttaattttgataatattaaattattaaataaaaattttaaattaagaaaatattgtaggataataaatgataatataATTAAGTGATTggataatgataatttaatttttaataaaaatactaaaatattattaaattttaattatttaataaaacatttaaatttatgagattaaaattatataatatatatagatattacttttaaaattattaaaaatggtatttaaaatttaaagtggaTGATAATTCAACCGAACTTACAagatcaaaattataaattattaaaatgataatttgataatataaaattattaaataatgttataaataatttgataattaaaaattaaaatataaataatttgataatataaaatttttaaatactatagtgttgttttaattattaataatatgtttaatcttaaatttttataagactgtaattataaatataatcttattaaaaaataattagttattttttatttattcatctaataataataataataataataataataataataactctatgatagaaattatgttaattaataattttattttaatttatttaacaaaacactgtaaaattctttttaaatcagaaatttctattaaaataattagataTAGTTAATAGGTTTTTCtattctaaataataataataattttgttttatttaattaatgtgtttataattaaaataatggatgctaaataataaattattaatttactatAGTATAACgatagaattaatttttttaattttttgataatagAGTCaggtaataatatataatatttatcaatttattgtaaaagttaaattaaattattcatattatttattgtttaaaattaaaaagtaaaataaatttatataaattatcttattttatatgaaaacgTTATAATAGAGAGATTTTTAATTGATgttgttttaaaatattttttattttatttaaaataatttattaattataatttttttatttaagataatatatcaattattaatataaaagaattatctcaaattattataacaaatttattttgaaaaaattggagtatttaagtaataatatttcaaaaaattacataaaatttatataccgatgataataaataaaaataataataataattttaactggtaataaaataaaaaatataaaactgtaaaatttattatgtgaaaattataataatatatttataaaataaaaatatgttttgacttttaaaaaattattgatatttattttacttttagaaaaaaaataataacaataatgttTGTTGTTGcagtaaataaatttagatatctTTTCAAAGAAAATCTTAGTAATAGTATAGTgaaattatttgatatttaaatatattaatatttatgaaaaatttaatttgatattaatacaatatagtatcgcaaaataaaataaacttatcatatatcaaaaaatttatattataatatttaaatatatttgataagagcaataaaataataagtacatataatttaaatatttttatttaattttattttgagttaattttataataattaaattttaatgcaatattttattttaaaaatattttaattataattatcatgtgaaatatatgttaataaatatataaaatatatcataattaCGCATGAAAACTAAATATAATAGttggattattttattaaatataatattaaaaagtgattattattaatatttttttataaaaaaataagtattataaaatttagaagCAACCACTCCATaggttaaattttaaattgaaccaaAATTAGAATAGGATTCCatcgtttaaattttaaattaaaccaaaATTAGAATAGgaagatttactatttaataaattttaaattgaaccaaAATTAGAATAGGATTTCatcgattaaattttaaattgaaccaaAATTAGAATAgggagatttactatttaatttctaagaagtgtgattattaataaatcagtttttacattttgaaaaatttattaaaacgtttttattttttttattaataaaatagtatttCTGTCTATTTTTACAGTTAAAAATATAGTGAAAAATCAAATTATCCTTCTTCTTAAATCCGTTTCTTTTCAAGTTCAAAATAGAAAGGTTATGCAATCTGCCAACAGCTTCACAGATTTGATTATCAAGGTTGTTGTTCTCAAGATTTAAAAGAACTAGTGAGGATAGAATAGATAGACTAATGGGCAAGCTTCCATTAATGGCATTGTTAGAAATATCTAATGTTCTTAGCCTAGAGATTCCACCAATTTCAACTGGAATGGCTCCACTGATTTGGTTATGAGCAAGTGAAATCTCTTGGAGCTCACTTAACTTGCCCAGAGAAGCAGGAACGGTTCCAGAGAGGTTATTGTATTGGAGGTCTAGGAAAATGAGAGAGAAAGAGCGAGTGAGGTTCAGTGGAATGGAACCTGACAATGAATTATAGCTCAGATTGAGTCTAAAAAGCTTGGAAGAATTTGCAAGTCTCTCTGGAATAGTCCCAGTGAGAGAGTTGTTACTAAGGTCTAGAGTTTGAAGCAAAGGACAAGAACCTAAAGAAGAAGGGATTGAACCCGAAAGCCTGTTGTTGAATAATTGAACCCCTCTAAGACGTGGGATGAGTCCCAGTGTCTTAGAGATTGCGCCGCCGATGAGATTATCATGGAGGCTGAGCTTTCGAAGTGCTTGAAGTTGGCCAATTTTATCAGTAATTCTGTCTCGTAATCCTTTCCAAGGAAGCTGGATACAATAACTTGGCCTTGAGCACACTTGATTCCAATCCAACCACCAGAACAAGCTCCATAACCACTATCATTCCAGCTTTTCAAGAACCCTTTTGTGTCAACTAGCTCAGCTTTAAAAGCTTGCAATGCTTGAAAATCAGCTTGCACTACAAGATTTTGCAAAatcaccaacggaaatttctGTTGATGAGCGTTCAAGATCCGTTAGTGATCTTTTTCACTAACGGATCTGTGACGGATTTATTCCGTCAGGAAAATCCTCGTTGGTAAATAATTCACTAACAGAAATTTATATCCGTTAGTGACagtgacggatcaccaacgaaattttccgttggtgacagtgacggaccaccaacggaattttccgttggtgacagtgacggatcaccaactgaattttccgttggtgacagtgacggatcaccaacggacttttccgttggtgacagtgacggatttttggttactaatccgttagtgAATAAAAATGACACAATTGCAAATTGTATACCCCTGTAACTGTACATATACATCCATCTGTACCCTGTACATTCAAAtacatccacatccatctgtaCCCTGTACACTCATATACATCCATCTGTACCCTGTACACTCATATACATCCATTTGTATATTCATACAATAATAATACTATAAACGgacaaaattaaattactcattaaaatatattaaaaacgtAAAGAATTTGTACtacaattataatttgaaataaaaattatcaactggTCATAACAAAATATacatactaaactaaactagctagctcatcatctgtatcatcatcacTATCTGTATGATGATCACCAATGACAGGGGCATCATCACGCCGCTGCTGTGGAGACGGAGCTGGAGGTGCCGTAGGAGCAGATGTCTGAGTGGATGTCCCAATACCCTGTTGTACCATCATCCTATGCATAATCGTCTGCAACTCGTCCAGCCTTGTGGTAATTCGACTATTCTCTGTCTCTAGCCGATCAATTTTATTCTGCATCCTGTTCATTGTTTCAATTGTAGGAGGATCCACTGGGGGTGCAGACGTGTATGATGCAGAACAATGAGATGGCTCATGAAAATATGCTGAAGCCTGGGACCCTAACCCATAAACTCGACTCTTTTTCTGTCCGCCCACCGCTTCGTAGTACAGTTGGGCCTCATTTATGGGCGTCGGCTCATTGCTTCCCTCCTGTTGATGTGTAGCAGCCTCCTTCAGTTGTACGTATTTATCctgtattataaatttaaagtaacaTATAAGTAAAACAATTTAAGTCAATCAAAATTGTTAATAACTACATTTAAGATTAACTTACATAAATATCTTTTGATCTCGCATCAACAAACTCCTCCGTCCCCTTTCTCTTATGTGTGGCCTCAAAAAGCTCATGAGGATGTGGTTCTCTGCCTAGTCTTTCCCTCTATTACTAATTATAAGAATTGTAGCATTTGTCATCGAACCAAAGTATTTATAagaagataattataaaataaaagttttaacaAATACCATCCTCCGCTGGTGGGTGTACTGTGAAACAGAACCGCATGCATGCCTGGAAATGCCAGATCCTGACCCTCCAGCCTCACTGCGCCTATTGGCAGAAAACTTCTCACACTTCTCTTTGTATTCATAAGTGTTCCAAGTTTCCTGCCACTTCCTCAAAACAGAATCAGGGGTTGCAAGATTCTTCGCCTTTTCTTTCCTGATTTCCCACATTAAGCCCCTGTATCGCTCAGCTGCCTTTTTCTGCTAGGCAATTTTTACCAAGCTGTCAATTGCTTGGTCCCATATGAAGTATTTCTGCAAAAAGATTACATTTTATGAGTAGATAGTAATTAAACAGTTCATAAATATATGACAAACTGCTAAAATAATTATGCTTCACCTTGAATTCCTGCCAATAAAACTCCTTAGTTTCATTGGGCACAGTCTTCCAACAGTGGCCTTCCTCgacctgtaacagcccgcatctccggaccgccaccggcgctaggatccagattggcttaaggccgccgggacccgtagcaagcctactatgcatcctgtacagctggtataaccccatacatgatcaaactatTCTTGAAAATTAAGCTTGTGTCTcagaaaaacctttaaacttgcttTCCTTACCAtcgcttgacctatgcatgaaaacatagaacctcataccagatgggtcatcaagcgtGCTTTAAAACcatgtccgctttgggtcaagggattgaaaccctttcttccctcacgggccattcaaatctcataacattaaaacatttcacatcattaaaaCCTTTAACCTTttaacatcaaaacattttcttaagatcatgtaaaccaagggatcaaccaactctagggtcaagcacaactttaaacAGCACATGACATACTATACTTCTCATCCTCTAACTTTCCATACATTATCATATCGTATCCTTcatatacatcatgtccactactatactacTCAAATATACAAGCATACAGACATACATCTCTTTATATCCAGCTACTTACCATATACATACGTCTTCCTATACATACACtaagctatactattacatcaaaACACAGCAACCCATGCTTCACTCTTCTTTacccatagcttactctgacttactctggcttaacttagctcaggccctgcaaaactggggttaagggaaaaggatgagctacaagagcccagtgagtagaaacaaagaaaacaattcattaattacatgctttcatgaaatgcgccatatCACAATTATTACACAACAATCCTTTTCactcccgcttgagttcacgctagcattctcttcctctcgcgggtgattttagagggttctcgaaacgtccttcccctcagggttagacatgaccccaacattccctctgtcaaaactcggccccgaaggagctcttattgggctttcctacatgtactcgcccgactaacaaggactcaatgacagacttacgggctattgaggtcgccttggtccacccatctcatcatataatcaacaatttatgcaatgcgtcacattcgtgaaactagtgcaatcatcctattacatataaacatgatgcatgagcatgctttaggcatttgattttcttaaaataaaagattaagttagttctactcacctcctggcagacgctgactgactctgcaactgctagcactactggcctcctcggtccctcgggtccgatcctacacaggtggactcgaatgaggtgccaacacactctaaacaactcctaaACTATtgtccaaaaaccccctaaaacatcacttaaacatgcatagaaaacaaccttgaaaaggctggacagggtactttcggcggcaccttcggcggccgaaccctccctccagagacgaaactcgggcaccttcggtggccgaaagtcccactccagagacgaaagtcaggcactttcggcggccgaatcttgccttcggcggccgaaagtctgctttcaagccaaaactcaactttcgggggcaaggttaggcggccaaaccatgcattcaaaggcaggttcggcggccgaaaccaccttcggcggccgaacctgagttcttcccagaagggcagaactcagcttctcatgcactcaagcctcccaaaccttccaaacaccccaaaaacaagcacccaaccttaccaaaacatgcataaacccttaaccatgcacaaaggagcttaacaacttgattaaactccaaaaacaacatcaaaacatacctagatagtttatgacccacataggccaaaaccatcaaaacaacccaaatccttacatactctttcccaatcatgcatactcactcccacaagcataaaggagcataaactaacataaactcctcaacacaaacatgacataacatacattgggcataaaacccacataaatcctaacatgcatatctacccatactctaccattaaaaccttcataagactttataaaaatactagggaagcaaagatctacacttacctcttgaagatcgagggtggtgtgatccctaactcggaggtgtggagaatccaagctccaaaagttccaagctcccaaaacttgatctaagcttgaaaactcttcaaaaccaccatggaactcatgaaaacatgaaagagatgaggaaacgagaatggggagaaaactcgcccatttccgatctgagggctctttataggtggcctggtcgaagaccttcggcagcctaacgtgccccctaaactcatgcatgttcggcggccgaacctgactttcggcggccgaaccttggctcgttcaaacaagactttcggaggccaaaggcgctcccgaagcctttccatgttcggcggccgaacttcactttcggcggccgaacctgacaaacgcctccttggtcttttctttttaaaactcaattcatttccctttaaaaccatgaaatcaagtgaaaacattttagaaacacattttacccctctagaaacctctggcatcttcagaattctagattccaacggagattccgccggaaggtaaggattccgatgccgaaatctagccgggtattacattcgaCCAATCTTTCTTTCACTATCAGAGTTATCATGCGGCTGCACATCTCCGACGGATGCAAACTACATGAACAATGGTGAGTAAGTAAATGGtaacatttaaattaatctaaattaataaacaattaacTATTACTTGTTGTTAATGAGTGAAATAGTCTGTCGGAATGACTGTGTTTCGCCTACAGCAGTGGTCGATGCAGCTGATGCTGGAGCAGATGCAGGAGCAGATGATGGAGTAGATGCT
This genomic window contains:
- the LOC122721189 gene encoding uncharacterized protein LOC122721189: MWEIRKEKAKNLATPDSVLRKWQETWNTYEYKEKCEKFSANRRSEAGGSGSGISRHACGSVSQYTHQRRMRERLGREPHPHELFEATHKRKGTEEFVDARSKDIYDKYVQLKEAATHQQEGSNEPTPINEAQLYYEAVGGQKKSRVYGLGSQASAYFHEPSHCSASYTSAPPVDPPTIETMNRMQNKIDRLETENSRITTRLDELQTIMHRMMVQQGIGTSTQTSAPTAPPAPSPQQRRDDAPVIGDHHTDSDDDTDDELASLV